The following coding sequences are from one Lusitaniella coriacea LEGE 07157 window:
- a CDS encoding B12-binding domain-containing radical SAM protein, protein MTVQREPYVPRNPRRVLCVFPKYARSFGTLHHAYPLMRRVRAFMPPQGILIVAAYLPKTWEVRFVDENISLATRADYQWADVVIVSGMHIQRPQINRINELAHREGKITAIGGPSVSGCPEYYPNFDLLHIGELGDATDNMIEYMDLHAERPERQVRFETKERLPLSEFPIPAYHLVDLDKYFLANIQFSSGCPYRCEFCDIPELYGRNPRLKPPEQVVAELDAMLEMGNPGAIYFVDDNFVGNRRAVMELLPHLIDWQKRNGYPVQFACEATLNLAQSPKLLEMMREAYFCTVFCGIETPETDALKSISKQHNLSMPILDAIATFNRYGMEVVSGIIIGLDTDTPDTGERILEFIRLSNIPMLTINLLHALPRTPLWRRLEEEGRLVSGENRESNVEFLLPYEQVVQMWRDCVTTAYEPEFLYQRFAYNMEHTYPNRIKVPNSPARVSAKNIRKGLTILGNILFRIGVLGSYRQTFWKMAYPKLKTGQIEGLIHVGLVGHHLIKFAQECARGEEAASFYSQKLKRTKVRA, encoded by the coding sequence ATGACGGTTCAAAGAGAGCCTTACGTTCCCCGCAATCCCAGGCGGGTTCTTTGCGTCTTCCCCAAATATGCTCGGTCTTTTGGCACGCTACACCACGCTTACCCTTTAATGAGGAGAGTTCGTGCTTTCATGCCGCCTCAAGGCATTCTGATTGTTGCGGCATATCTCCCGAAAACTTGGGAAGTGCGTTTTGTTGACGAGAATATTAGTCTGGCGACAAGAGCGGACTACCAATGGGCGGATGTCGTCATTGTCAGTGGAATGCACATTCAGCGACCCCAAATTAATCGCATCAACGAATTGGCGCATCGAGAAGGGAAAATAACTGCCATTGGGGGACCCTCCGTCTCTGGGTGTCCGGAATATTACCCCAACTTCGATTTGTTGCACATTGGGGAACTCGGAGATGCAACGGACAACATGATCGAATACATGGACTTACACGCCGAACGTCCCGAACGACAAGTTCGTTTTGAAACCAAAGAACGCCTCCCTTTAAGCGAATTTCCCATTCCCGCCTATCATCTGGTCGATCTCGATAAATATTTTCTCGCCAACATCCAATTTTCAAGCGGTTGTCCCTATCGTTGCGAGTTTTGCGATATTCCGGAACTCTACGGTCGTAACCCCCGCTTAAAACCCCCGGAACAGGTTGTTGCGGAACTCGATGCCATGCTGGAAATGGGCAACCCCGGTGCAATTTACTTTGTAGATGATAACTTTGTGGGCAATCGCCGCGCGGTGATGGAACTGTTGCCACATTTGATTGACTGGCAGAAACGGAATGGTTATCCGGTGCAGTTTGCTTGCGAAGCGACCTTGAATTTGGCGCAAAGTCCTAAGCTGTTGGAAATGATGCGAGAAGCTTATTTTTGTACGGTTTTTTGCGGAATTGAAACCCCGGAAACCGATGCGCTCAAATCTATCTCCAAACAGCATAATCTGAGTATGCCAATTTTGGACGCGATCGCGACTTTTAATCGCTACGGAATGGAAGTCGTTTCTGGGATTATCATTGGACTCGATACAGATACGCCAGATACAGGCGAACGCATCTTAGAGTTTATTCGCCTCTCGAATATTCCCATGCTGACAATTAATCTTCTCCACGCTTTGCCTCGAACTCCCCTGTGGCGAAGATTGGAAGAGGAGGGACGGTTGGTTTCTGGTGAAAATCGGGAATCCAATGTTGAGTTTCTCTTACCCTACGAACAGGTTGTACAAATGTGGCGAGATTGCGTTACAACTGCCTACGAACCGGAGTTTTTGTATCAGCGATTTGCTTACAACATGGAGCATACTTATCCCAATCGGATTAAGGTTCCCAACAGTCCCGCGCGGGTGTCTGCAAAGAATATTCGGAAAGGATTAACGATCTTGGGCAATATTCTGTTTCGGATAGGCGTACTGGGCAGTTATCGCCAAACATTTTGGAAAATGGCGTATCCAAAGTTGAAAACGGGTCAAATTGAAGGGTTAATTCACGTTGGATTGGTGGGACACCATTTGATTAAATTCGCTCAGGAATGCGCCAGGGGGGAAGAGGCGGCTTCGTTCTACTCGCAGAAGTTGAAGCGCACGAAGGTTCGCGCATGA
- the proC gene encoding pyrroline-5-carboxylate reductase produces the protein MSILFGLIGGGVMGEALLSRLLAEKIYDPDAVVVSDPSPERRTFLQDRYRVGVTTNNREVAAAETIVLAVKPQILSAVVADIGSRETVNSNVLVLSILAGVSLNRLEIAFAEQPVIRAMPNTPATVGAGITAIAPGKLVKPEHLELAKKIFGAVGRVVEVSESLMDAVTGLSGSGPAYVALMVEALADGGVKAGLPRAIASQLALQTVLGTAKLLQEEDIHPAQLKDRVTSPGGTTIAGVAALERGGFRAAAIEAVYAAYQRAQALGKEG, from the coding sequence GTGTCTATTTTGTTTGGTTTAATTGGGGGCGGGGTAATGGGAGAAGCGCTATTATCTCGCCTGCTTGCTGAGAAAATTTACGATCCAGACGCTGTTGTGGTGAGCGATCCTTCACCAGAACGGCGTACTTTTTTGCAGGATCGCTATCGGGTTGGGGTGACGACCAATAATCGGGAAGTGGCGGCGGCAGAAACGATTGTGTTGGCAGTAAAACCGCAAATTTTGAGTGCGGTTGTTGCAGATATAGGGAGTCGGGAAACCGTTAACTCCAACGTGCTAGTACTTTCTATTTTGGCGGGCGTGTCGTTGAATCGATTGGAAATTGCCTTTGCCGAACAGCCTGTCATTCGGGCGATGCCAAATACTCCTGCAACAGTTGGCGCGGGAATTACCGCGATCGCGCCCGGTAAACTGGTTAAACCCGAACATCTCGAACTTGCAAAGAAGATTTTTGGCGCAGTGGGTCGAGTAGTGGAGGTGTCCGAGTCGTTAATGGATGCAGTCACCGGACTTTCAGGTTCGGGGCCGGCATATGTTGCCCTGATGGTGGAAGCCCTCGCCGATGGGGGGGTTAAAGCGGGGTTGCCTCGCGCGATCGCGTCGCAACTGGCACTCCAAACCGTTCTCGGTACGGCAAAACTCCTCCAGGAGGAAGATATTCATCCCGCCCAGCTAAAAGATCGTGTCACCAGTCCCGGCGGGACGACCATTGCAGGAGTGGCAGCCCTAGAACGGGGTGGGTTTCGTGCGGCGGCAATTGAGGCGGTCTATGCGGCGTATCAGCGCGCTCAAGCTTTAGGCAAAGAAGGTTAA
- a CDS encoding cell division protein SepF, whose amino-acid sequence MVNIFTKLRDFVSLNEADDYEYYEEEVDNSEYQNAYPEETPVALEEERQNRRRNRVTINSETGMTSSTPRNNVIGMPGAAAGLSEVVVVEPRSFEEMPQVIQALRERKSVVLNLTIIDPDEAQRAVDFVAGGTYAIDGHQERIGESIFLFTPSCVQVTTQAGVVHEAPSVPVSSSHGSVANQSWAMEQARMAQ is encoded by the coding sequence ATTGTGAACATTTTTACAAAGCTCCGAGATTTTGTCAGTCTCAATGAGGCTGATGATTATGAATATTATGAGGAAGAGGTAGATAATAGCGAATACCAAAATGCTTACCCAGAAGAAACTCCAGTTGCTCTAGAAGAAGAGCGCCAAAACCGCAGAAGAAATCGCGTAACCATCAATTCGGAAACAGGAATGACTTCATCAACACCAAGAAATAACGTCATTGGAATGCCCGGTGCCGCCGCTGGTCTGTCAGAAGTAGTGGTTGTAGAACCCCGTTCTTTTGAGGAAATGCCTCAAGTAATTCAGGCATTGCGGGAACGCAAATCCGTCGTTCTCAATCTAACGATTATCGATCCCGATGAAGCGCAGCGTGCTGTTGATTTTGTTGCGGGTGGAACTTATGCCATCGACGGTCATCAAGAGCGGATTGGGGAAAGCATTTTCCTGTTCACGCCAAGTTGCGTTCAAGTGACAACCCAAGCCGGCGTGGTTCACGAAGCACCGTCTGTTCCCGTATCTTCCTCTCACGGGTCGGTTGCGAATCAGTCTTGGGCAATGGAACAAGCTCGGATGGCACAATAG